The genome window GATATCTATTTATTCTCTAGCTTTAGCCATGGTGAGTTGGCGTCTTCTGATTCGCTATGATCAAATTGCAATCCTAGGTTTTATGCCATGGTTGTTAGGGGTAATGGGCGCCTTAGCTTTTATGTTGGCTGACGGCCTGTTAGCAATTCGCCATTTCGCTCATGCTAAACCACCTTATGCTTTAGAATTGGGATCGTATTTTAGCGCCCAGTTATTTATTGCCGCGAGTACTTGGCAATTTTCTTTTTAACAAATTCGCACTTAGCCTAAAAAATCAACCGCACTATTAAGTCATTAAAAGTTTATAAGTTATTGACCTTCACTATTGTAAATAGGTAGATGCAAACTTAAGGACCACGTACTTAAAAATTACGGTCTGAAACGTTAGCCTTTTTTAGTTAGGGACACCCCCTAGTTAATAGCGTTTTTTAAAAAGGTTCAAACTATTTTTGCTAAGGAGCGAAGGATGATGCCGCAAAACATAATTGTTGCAGGTAAAAGTGGTGCGGGTAAGCAACCACGCATTGATGTCTTGCTTAACGAATATAAGTTAAAGCAACTCTCAACTGGCAATATTTTTCGTGAATATTTAGGGGCATACAAACAAATTCGCGATCAAGTTGACAAAACCAGTATACTTTTTCAAAACGGCAAATTTGCTTTAGATCAAGAAATTGGCACTGCGCTGCGTGAGTCCGCTGCCGCTGCTCAAGTAAAATTAGAAGCCGCGGTGCTTGGTTTTAAAGCAGCCCAATACGTAGATCGTGGCAAATTTGTTCCCGACAATATTACCAACGATTTATTAGCAGCAGCCTTTAATGCTGAAGGTGGTAAAGGCTTAGTGCTTGATGGATATCCACGCACCCCTGATCAGTCGGCCTTTTTAATCGATCTAGTTAAAAAAACCGGTACCAAAATTGACCTCGTTTTAATAGTCGATAATGAAGATGAGGCTATTGTTGCTAGAACCATAGGCCGTCGTATTTGCCCCAATAAAAGCTGCGGTAAAGTATTTCACTTAGAATTTAAACCACCAACACCAGATGGCAAATGTACAGTCTGTGGCACCGAAGTTATTTTGCGTTCAGATGACACTGAAGAAAAAATTCGCACTCGTCTTGAAGAATTTCAACAAAAGGCATTGCCTGCTATCGCAGTATTAACTAAAGCAGGTATACCCAGCGTGCATGTGCCTGGTAATCTGCCGGTGTTTACTGATGAAGCTGTACGTGAAAGCGTTATGAGTGCTATTAAACCTGTATTAGGTTAATATTGGCTGACGATTTTATTTAATCTTTTACATAAATCACCGTTATCCACAATCTAGCATCGTTCGGTTGCAAACGTATGACGCCAATCCCTACCCGTTCATAGCACAACCTTAAATCATCTGAATGAGTAACTATGTCTATGTTGGTGCCCATAAAAGAGTTCACACTTATACTATAACCAATTAATTGCTGTTTAATCTCTGTTACTATCTCTTCACCATCACGACCATTAGCAACAGCACTGCAATGTAAACGAGCTAAACGCGATAGCTCTTCATCAAAAGTTAAAGCATTAAGTCCAAGGCGTAAACGTTTTACATTGATGCGGCTAAGCGTACGTGTAGCTAACTCTTTACTATCACCTTCATCAGCTCGCCGTACCAATACGAGCACCGCCAATATCTGGGAATTCGCAGTGAGTTGTATTCCAATACCCATTGCATCAACATCAGGATCAAGCAAATTTGCCCGATGCGCAGGACTAGCTAACCATTGTTGCAAAACCTCTTCAACACTATTAGCTCTAGCTAAATTCTCAAGCGCACGTGAAACCAATATTTGGCGTTGCGCCAATCGCTGCGCTAAATCCCCATAATGAGGTGATACGTGAGCAAAAAAATTATGAGTTTTCATATCAACTGCATGTGCATTAGCCACTTCATCAAGAGAAATATTTGCTGCAGGCAATACCACTCCTACAGCTTCACGGCTACCCAATATTAAAGCCAATAATTGCGCTTTGCGTTCTTGTATAGAAAACTTTTGATTATCTTTATATTCATTAACAACGCGATGAATTTTTTTTGCATCAATATTTTGTTCTATTCCTATAAGAAACTGCGAAGCAATTTCGGGACCAAGAGCACGATCAATAAGGATCTGCACATTGAGTATCCCTTTTTGATAACCAGCATGAATTGTAGTTGCAAATTGCCGCTTAGTTAAAGTTAACTTACGTCGTTGTACGGTTCCATCAGGCAAACCTAAAGCGATAATAATTTTAGTATAACTATCACTGGCAGCTACAACAACTCTTCCAGCTAGATTAATTTGTTGTCCTCTTTTCACTACTGCTGGCATAGGTAACAATCGTACCATCCGCTTTGCTACTAAAATCATAACTATACGTTCATTGCCTGAAACAATTGCACCTACACCGAAACATGTAGGTGATAATGATGCAAACCGAGATTTTAATTCATCAGCAATTATTTGATCGACATTATGCGATAATGGTGTTCGCAATGCTATCGCCGCTAAACCAGCATCGGTGAATCCTAAATGATAACTTTTGATTTTTAGCGCTTCTAAATCAATTCGTTCTTGTGGGTTTCTTGGTACATCATTTAATGCGCTTTGCGCTACTAATGATAAACGCGCGTCATAACTTAACGACAAATCACGCGTTTTGCCCCAATTTTTAATTATTTGTGAAATTCGCTTTTCAAATGGTCGCAGCTTTGGTGGTGGTACCCAGCGCTCATAACTTAATAAAGTAGAATGGTGACACTCGCTACTATCACTTTGCTCACAAGGTTTAGCCAAGTTGCCAGCAAATATCGTCCCAACTATCAACAATAATTCATACAACGCTGGCACTTGATTATCTCGTTTTTACTAATGATATGTTTCACGTACTTCTATTGCACCTAAATCTAATTTATTAAGTTCGGTTTTAAAGGTGTTGTAATCACCAACTATTACTAATGACAAGTTATCTATAGCTAAATGCTCTTTGGCAGCAGATTGTACTGCATTTAGATCTATCTCATTAATCATCTTAGACAAATCATTATAATAAGTAAGTTTAAAATCATAAAGATATATATTCCTAATCATACTTGCTATCGAACTAACTGTTTGAAAACGCGCGGGCAGTGATAGGGTGATACCATTTTTAGCATGCTTTAATTCATCAACAGTAATACCATTTTCTTTTATTCGTTTAATTTCAGTATAAAACTCGCGCAATGCTGGTATTGTAACATCTGTACGTACACCAGCAGCTGCTAAAAAAATACCAGTATAGCGCATTGAATCGAAATATGAATAAGCTCCATAGGTATAACCTTTATCTTCACGCAAATTCATATTTAGCCTACTGTTAAACATTCCACCTAAAACTGAATTCATTAATACTGTTGGTAAATAATCACCACTATTACGTGCAATACCAAGCTGCCCTAACATGATGAATGAAAGTTGCGCCTTGGGACGATTAAGAATGACAACTTTTGCAGGTTTTAAATTCGCATCACTTATTTGTTGCTTAGCAGAAGGTTTGCCCTGCCATTCACTAAAATGCTTTGTTGCCTGATCAATAACCTGTTGCGTTGTAATATCACCAATAACAATTAATGCGGCATTTGCAGCATGAAGATTCTCATTAACATATGCAATAATATCACTATGCTTAATCGCTTCTGCGTCTTTTTTATTACCTAATACTGTGTGAGCATAGGGATGTTCGGCGAATACTGCTTTGCGTAGCACTCTCATCGCAAGTGTCTCTGGATCATCAAGTTCTTTAGCTATGCTGGCAATACGTTTTTTGCGAACGCGTTGTAATTCTTCATCTGAAAAAGTTGAGTTAGTAATGGCATCCGCTAATATAGCTAATACTTTGATCCAGTAATTTTTTAAAGCTAATGATGAAATATGAATATCATCTTCATTTACTTGAACGTTTAGATGAGTTCCATATGTTTCAATTTCACTAGCCAACTCTTTGGCGCTACGGGTTTTAGTGCCAGAGAGCAACATCTCACCAACAAAACCAGCAACGCCACTAAGCTGTTGCGGATCAGATGCTGATCCTGATTTAAATACCACATTAATGCTAACCAATGGCAAATCATGCTTGGGCACCACAAAAATCAAGAGACCATTATCTAACCGATAACGTATGGCTACTGGTGGAGTAATTTGTGGTTCTGCTTTTGCAACTGGTGGTTGCGCACGAAAATCAGAAGATTCATTTTCTAAAGTAGATGTATTGGTATTTACCGCAACAACTTTTTTATTTTGCCATGAACAAGCTGAAGTTACTAAAACACAAGAAATAATTAATATTCGCCGAATCATTTAGGCACCGTAATTACTACCGCACGTGCGGTGGAATTTAAAACTTCTTTAGCAACGTTTAAAACCGAGCTAGGAGTAATGCGTTGATAGCGTGCTAAATCTTCATTAAAATAATCAGGTTTGTTAATATATTGATTATAACGATTCAATGTATCAGCTTTACCATTTAAATCACCAATCTTTTGCAGATAGGCCACCATTTCAGTAACCAGTTGATTACGAGCCCGTTCAATCTCTTGCGCCGATGCTGGGGTACTCCGTATTTCGTCGATTACTTTTTGTATTTCGGCTTCAAGCCTTTTTATATCTACACCCGGGCGCCCAATAACTTCTATTCTAAAAATCGATGTTAGGTAATTTGAGGCTTGACCCACTGATACCTCTTGAGCCAATTGCAGTTCATAAACTAGTTTTTGATAAAGACGACTTGCGTGGCCATTGCCTAAAATAAAAGCTATAATATCACAGTCAGCGTCACCATCTTGATATGCTGCTGGGGAAAGCCAGGCGTAAGCAACTCTGGGTAATTGCACCGGCTCTTTAATAATTACGCGTTCTTCATTTTTAAGTATTGGTGTTTCAATTTTACGAATAGTCGGGGTTTGGCGTTGCGGCAGTGTGGCAAAATACTTAGCCACTAATGCTTTGGTCTTAGCAATATCAATATCACCTACGATTGCTAAAGTTGCGTTGGCCGGAGCATAATAACGCGTATAAAAATCACGTACATCATCAATTGTAGCGGCCGCTATGTCCACCATCGAGCCGATTACATTGCCATAATATGGATGATCTGGGGGAAATAATAATTGCACCAAACGCTCATCACTAATGCCATAGGGATAATTATCAACTGTTTGACGACGTTCATTCATTACTACGTCACGCTGATTATCAAATTTTTTCTGGGTTAGTGCGTCGAGCAAAAAACCCATGCGGTCGCTCTCTAACCAAAGAGCTAAAGCCAACTGATTACTAGGTACGGTTTCAAAATAATTAGTGCGATCAAAACTTGTAGTACCATTTACCTCGCTTGCGCCTGCAGCATCCAGCAGTCGCAAATGCTGGTCATCGCCAACATTCTTTGAGCCTTGAAACATTAAATGCTCAAATAGATGCGCAAAGCCTGTACGTCCTAACTCTTCATTAACTGCGCCGGTATGATACCAAATGTTAACCGCCACAATAGGCAAAGAGTGATCCTCACTAAGAATCACCTCAAGACCATTTTCAGTTAAAACATACTTCTCGTAAGAAATTTTTATTTGTGGCGGTGGTACATCATTAGGTGTCGAAACAGAAAAAACAAGTAATGCAAGTAACGGTGTTAAATCCATAATTTAAATCGCAATCATATGTTGATTTTTTTTGCTGGTGCCCGGGAGAGGATTTGAACCTCCACGATGTTGCCACCGCTAGGACCTGAACCTAGTGCGTCTGCCAATTCCGCCACCCGGGCAAGTTTAAGAGTCGTATATAAGTGACGACCACCGCAACGGTCAACCCATTGCACTATGGCGTGTCTTCCTAACGCTGATCGTAAAATTAGCCAATAATATCACAACTTAAAGTGAGCAACTAATGACACCCCCTATTACTTACCAATTTTAATTGGCAGTGATACAGGGCAATTAGCGCCATTACTAGCCGGAAACTTAATAGTGTTAAATACCTTGATTAGGCAGTTGTTTAATGGACCAACGCGATAGTGTCGATCCTTAAGGGCAAAATCGGTAACTTTGCCACTAGTCTGCACAATGAATTCTAATTCTAAAGTCGAAGGCATTTGTCCTTGCGTATCACGGCTGCGTTCATCCTCAACACAAACATTTATTTTAGCTAAATTTTTCTTGAGAGTACCCAGAATTGCCCCTTGTGACAACATACATTGTTGTACCATTTCTTCAGGTTCGTTAGCTCTGTTGGTTATGCCGAAAGTACCTGTTTTTCGGTTTGGGTTTTTCTTTCTGCCGGTATGCTTGCTAATTTTAACCGTATCTTCAGAACCCAAAGAAACTAAAGCCACTAGCCCCATATCAGGTAAAGCCTCAGCTTTTTTTCGTTTTGCTTCTAATTCAGCTTGCTTGGCCTTAGCTACGCGCATGGCTTCAGCGCGATTTTGTGCTAGCTCAACCCAAACAAAATAGCCTGCAACACTCAACAAAGCGATCGCCGGAAAAGCAAATATTAGCATCAAACGACGCATCTTTGCAGCAGCGCGTTTATGTACTTGCTTCTTAGCTTCAGTAATATGTTGAGCAAAGGCTGCAACTTGCGAAATAGGATGAAATTCACCGCCTTCACGGGCGACAAACGTTCTTAGGCCTATTTCGCCATTAATTAGCTTTTGTGCTATTACCTGCATTGGTAGTGGGCCACGGGTTTCACCCCCTACCTGGTATAACCACTCACCTTCGCTCTTTTTTGAAATCTCGACTCCGAGACCACTCCAAATATCTGGCATCTGTTTTAATCCCTAGATGATATATTTATCTTACAACAGTCGGGCGGGAAAATCACAAGATCCGATTTATTAAAAAATGCACTACTTGAAAACGGTGGCCATTTATACTTGTATCGACCACCGTCTAATTGCCAAAAACTGCCAAAAAATTCTATTCAAGGGGGGGGCCCTAATCCAAATCCTCCCAAAGCGAATCCATATCGTCATCGCTATCATTATGAAACATGTCATCAACAATCTCATCAACTGGTGATGTTAGTGGGCCTGAACGATGACGTAGTACTTCATCACGAAAGTCATTGAACGATTCAAAAGAGGTTCTTTTGCGCATCTATACTCTCCAATAAGTTAGAGTGAAATAAGTTTTTTTTAAGTACTACAAGATCGCAATTATCTCGGCTTTGCTAATAGTGCAAAAAAATGGCGCAAAATCCGTAAGATATATTTTGTCGCACTGCATCTAGCTAAATAAAGATTAATGATGCTAAACGCCCGCCTATGATTTATTTATTAATAGTTTCAGTGTTGTGGAGTATGTCTTTTGGGCTTATAAAATCGCAAGTTTCCGGTTTAGACCCTTTTGTAGTGTCTGCAATTCGCTTAGGTTTTTCTGCGTTAATTTTTGCTCCGTTTTTACGTCATTTTAAAGCCAAATTGGTATTTGAATTAATAATCATTGGTTTAATTCAATTTGGCCTAATGTATTGCGCCTATATAGCCAGTTATAAAATCTTAGCTGGGCATCAAATTGCACTGCTTACAACGACTACTCCGATTTTCGTGGCGTTAATTGCACTTGCCATTGCTAAACGTTGGCATTTTGCACCAATTTTGGCTGCATTTATTGCAGTTATCGGTGCCATTGTAATTGTTTATAATCCTGCCATGCTCAAGCCGACGTTAATGGGCTTAGTGCTGGTACAGCTTTCTAATATCTGTTTTGCCGCCGGCCAGATATGGTATCGCAATGCGCGCAAACGTCATGGCCTCACTAACGATATCAGCGCTTTTGGTTGGTTATACATTGGCGCTTTAATCGCTCCAATAGCCTTCTTGCTGCTAAACAGTACAAACCCCGTTTTACCACATACCGGTGCACAATGGGCAAGTCTTGCTTATCTTGGTTTGATTCCCTCTGCTTTAGGCTTCTACCTGTGGAATAAAGGAGTTACCCAAGTAAGCTCTGGCACCGCGGCGACAATGAATAACCTAAAAATACCTGGTGCGGTAATATTGGCTTGGCTGATATTTAATGAAACAATCAATTTACCACGCGTAATAATAAGCATTGTTTTAATGGCTGCTGCCCTATGGCTTGCGCATGAGCCACAAAAAAATAAACAAGCAGCGTTAAAATATAATGCAGGTTAATTAATGAATGTGGTGTCGCATAGACGCACAATCTTATTGCGCATCCTGCCAACATTTTCTTTATTTTTAGCCTTAGTGCTTTTGCATTTGTGCGTGCTTAAAGATCTAAACCTATCTTTCAGCGAAGCTTGGGCCTCAGGTTTTGCTGCAGGTATAGCCTGCGATTTAATGGCAGCAATACTGCCTTTGGTTCTAGCTAAACTTGTTATATTAATTATAGGCCGCGGTGAACGTCTGGCGGCTATTATCTCAACCTTTTTTGTTTGGCTTGCAACATTAGCTGGTGCTTTATATTTCAGTTTTTTTCAAATGCCCCTTGATTGGTGGATAGTACGCCAACATTGGTCAGATTTATCTGATGTTTCCGGCTCAATTCCAGCATTAATTACTAGCCCATTACATATTATCAGTATATTATTAATGTTGTTGGCCATAGTAACAATTGCTATTTCGCCACCTCGACAAACGAACTCGCGTCTTAAAACTCTACGGCAGCTATTAATAGCTTTAGCCATAAGTGCGCTTTTATGGGAAGCGCCCCCGCTGATGTCGATCAATGACGGCTCGCCACTAGTTAAAGATCACATACTGCGGTTCTGGGCGATGCAAAACTTTCGCAAAGGTTTGTATCAGGGCATCGGCATGAGCTGGACTGCGCAACTTGAAAAAGCTCGCGCCAACCAAAACCATCAGGCTCCAACAAATGGTCTTCTAGCCTACCGCAATTTCATCGATGACCCTTTGCTAGCTAATATCCTTAAACAAAATCAACACCAAATTGCTCCTTGGTACGATGCTGCTGATTATCCCCGTCCATCGACCGACTACTATCCATTGTTATATAAAACCACTCCTTCTATTAATAACACCCAGGTATGGCGCAAACAGCTCGGCCTTCCGGTTGATGGCCCTATTCATGTCATCGTATTATTTGTTGAAAGTTTTCGTGGCTTTGAATTTGATCATCCACAAATTGGCCAGCTTATATTTAAACGATTAATTCCTTTGTTAAAACGACACGCCATTCGCTTTAAACAAGCTTACAGTTCAAGTCAGCATACCGGGCAAACCGTGCGCGGTTTCTATAGTACCTTGTGTTCAATGCTGCCTAATATGACCGGGCCTGCAGAATATTTGGCGTTTACCACTTTAAGAGTTAAATGCTTACAACAAGTTTTAAAAAATGCGGGGTATCTCACTACCTATATGAATTCTTACCGCGCAACTTTTCATCAAACTCGTTTGTTTGAAAATCTGCATGGCGTCGATGAATTTTACGATGAACCCTACTATTTCTCCCAGGGTATTACTCAACGTATTGGCGATTGGGGTTTGGCTGACGGACCATTTTTGCAAAGTTCCCTTAAGCTTATGCAGCAACTTGCACAGTCAAATAAACCAATATTTGTAAACGCTTCAACCCTAAGTACCCATCACAAATATTCTGTAATACCTGAAGGGCCATTGCCTGATGAGTTAATTATGGCCACCGAAAATCATCAAAGTTATCGTGGCTTTCTTTCGCGTTTTCGTTATGCTGATTACGCTATCGCTGATTTTATTGAGGCTTTATGGCGTAGTCCTATCGGCGAGCGCACTTTGTTAGTTATGTTAGGCGATCATAGTGTACCTATATTACCATATATTGAACTAACAAATATTCAGCGTCATGAAATTCAATACCGTATCACTATGGCAATGCTAACCAAACATATGAAGCGACCACAAGTTCGTAATCACATAGCACACCAAATAGATATCACTCCTACCATTGCTGCTATTATTGGAGTAAATGACACCGTTGCTTGGCTAGGCAAAAATCTACTCGTGGGTGATGGCAGCCCATGGGTATATATGAGCGCGAGTGGTGATTTGACCTATCGTACAGATAGTCACTATTGTTCATACAAACCAAATCAAGCTATGCATTGTTTTAACACCCAACAATACGATCCCTTATTTGATCCAATATTGCCAAAAGCTGCTGCAATTCCCCAAGAAGCTGAGTTATTTATTAATGCTGTGAAAGCGAATTTATGGAGCACCGCTAATAATCGAATAATGCCTTAAACCATTTTTATAAGGTTTTATAAAAATGACTGCACCATTTTTACGCCCACGTCGACTTAGAGAAAATACCATTCTGCGTAACGCAATTACTGAGACTTACATAAGACCTGAACACTTAATATATCCCATGTTTGTTGGTGATATTGATACACCCTATGAAATAAAAGGTATGCCAGGGATAACAAAATACCCAATAAATGAGCTAGTAAATGAAATTGAGAAATTAGTTTCATGTGGACTTAAGTCATTTCTCATTTTTGGCACTCCTAATAACAAAGATGCTATCGCTTCTGCTGCTATTGAGCACCATGGCGTTGTTCCGAAAGCCCTGCGTGCTATTCGTAAAGCTATCGGTAATGCCGCCTTAATCGCTACAGACGTTTGTTTATGTTCATACACTGATAGTGGTCATTGTGGAATTATCAAAGATGGACGAGTAGATAACGACTCCTCGATTGATATCATCGCCCAAATGGCACTAACACATGCTCAAGCTGGCGCTGATCTAGTCGCACCTTCTGACATGATGGATGGTCGTGTTCGTTGCATTCGTGAATTACTTGACGCTAATAATTTTTCGCATACTCCCATCATGAGTTATGCCGTAAAATACGCTTCAAATCTGTATGGTCCCTTTCGTAATGCCGCCGATAGTACTCCAGCTTTTGGTGATCGTCGTGGCTATCAGCTCGATTATCATAATCGTCGCGATGCTATTCGCGAGGCTATACTTGATGAACAAGAAGGTGCTGATATTTTGATGGTCAAACCTGGCGTCACCTATCTTGATATTATTCGCGACCTCTATGAACACACCAATCTTCCTATCGCAGCATATCAAGTATCCGGTGAATATGCCATGATTCGTTATGCTGCAATTAATAACGCTATTGATGAACGTGGCGTAGTAAATGAAACGTGGACAGCGATGCGTCGTGCTGGGGCGCAATTAATTCTGAGCTATCACGCTGCCATAGCCATACAAGAAAATTGGCTACTCTGATCCGGCTGGCTGTGGTGCGCTGGCTGTGGTGTCGGCGGGCTGTGGTGCCGGCGGGCTGTGGTGCCAAACGTCGATATTTCTGGATAAAACTTGAAAACATTCTGAAAGCTATTTACAACAGTTAAAAATCCTCAGATTAAAACAAAACTAGTACAACTAATAAATAAAAGTTATATATTGTACTCCGCTTTTAATGCGATCTCATAATCTTTAAGCATCTGCCGCGCTACATCATTAGCAGCTTTTTTATTTGCTTCATACATTCCTTGACTATCAACCCACGCGCCATCAAAGTATCTTATCGGTATATTATTCTTAAGTATGTAGTAGGCTGTTAGCCTATAATCTTTATATTCAATTGATAACCTAAAATACACTGTTGGTGTAATTCTACCTTCTCTACGCAAAAAATATTCTGACTTACAAACTTTATTCTTATTGTCAAATTTTAAACCTGGGCCGCCATCAATATGTAATTTAGCAGTATGCAGAGCGCTATTAACCTCATCACAAAAATTCTTCATCGATAAATTTATTACACTATATAACTGCTCAATCTCTTTAACAGCGCTTTGCTCAATAAAAACATTAAGATTATTAATTTCATTTTCTATGCTATCAAAATCTTCTGAAGCAGAATTGATGCCATTCAGCATTTCTCGAAATTGATGAATGGTCTTAAATCGTAATTCAATATTGTATTGGAAACCTATGTGAAATATTCTACAAAGTTTTGACCATCTAGAATCAGCTAAAAGTTTTGAATATTTATTTTTATCTAATGCTTCATGCGGCATTTTATTATTTGCATTTAATAATAGCCTTGGATAACAACCAGTTACCAGATAAAATAAAATACCAACTAAATATGTGATATCTGTTCGTATATCACGATATTTTGGACCTGGTTTTAATTCTGGAAGTTCAAGAAACCTATTTCCTAAACCCTGTTGAGTTTCAGTGTCAAATATCTCATCATCATTACCATTTTTTTTATACGCAATCCCTAAATCTATAAGAAATATTTCAACATTATTATTGATACTACGCACCATTATATTTTCAGGTTTGATATCTCTATGAATAATTTCGTTAAGATGTAACGTATCAACAGCATCCAGCAACTGCATAACAATATTAAACGCAA of Deltaproteobacteria bacterium contains these proteins:
- the hemB gene encoding porphobilinogen synthase, whose product is MTAPFLRPRRLRENTILRNAITETYIRPEHLIYPMFVGDIDTPYEIKGMPGITKYPINELVNEIEKLVSCGLKSFLIFGTPNNKDAIASAAIEHHGVVPKALRAIRKAIGNAALIATDVCLCSYTDSGHCGIIKDGRVDNDSSIDIIAQMALTHAQAGADLVAPSDMMDGRVRCIRELLDANNFSHTPIMSYAVKYASNLYGPFRNAADSTPAFGDRRGYQLDYHNRRDAIREAILDEQEGADILMVKPGVTYLDIIRDLYEHTNLPIAAYQVSGEYAMIRYAAINNAIDERGVVNETWTAMRRAGAQLILSYHAAIAIQENWLL
- a CDS encoding serine/threonine protein kinase, translated to MGWETDWNFIKQIGDGGQATVFKVQHKLDNTYGALKLLLDDSKKKRERRNRFAREIMLLKSITSYSIPKVFESNETCYEDTDVELYMVCEFIEGNNLSQYCSCNALSIDIAFNIVMQLLDAVDTLHLNEIIHRDIKPENIMVRSINNNVEIFLIDLGIAYKKNGNDDEIFDTETQQGLGNRFLELPELKPGPKYRDIRTDITYLVGILFYLVTGCYPRLLLNANNKMPHEALDKNKYSKLLADSRWSKLCRIFHIGFQYNIELRFKTIHQFREMLNGINSASEDFDSIENEINNLNVFIEQSAVKEIEQLYSVINLSMKNFCDEVNSALHTAKLHIDGGPGLKFDNKNKVCKSEYFLRREGRITPTVYFRLSIEYKDYRLTAYYILKNNIPIRYFDGAWVDSQGMYEANKKAANDVARQMLKDYEIALKAEYNI